Proteins encoded within one genomic window of Hemiscyllium ocellatum isolate sHemOce1 chromosome 1, sHemOce1.pat.X.cur, whole genome shotgun sequence:
- the LOC132820800 gene encoding apolipoprotein L3-like — translation MAVPVQATFTLAMERDRIQLKTELEKHDEDCQLFVKQFPDWRDQTQEHIKELKEIAEVIDEYHRGATIASITGTSAAIVGGVLSVTGLIASPFTSGTSLGLSAVGAGVSATGAATNFTADVTESVGQSIKQKRVDEIVNQYNECCKLVSKYLHKICSAIKSWSHNLQAEITKHKSSEQMSDFLTESCGAVKCSEKGGDVSVLEEPITVPLSNTARQVTSVSQKTESIQELLSGSLPLLSTVVRAISGLLSAIIMLTNIYSITRSSVDLTKGSKTEAAKNIHSMATKMEDELMAYEDIYQFLKFILKIE, via the exons atggcagtacCAGTCCAGGCtacgtttactttagcgatggaaagggacag GATACAGCtgaaaacagaactggaaaagcacGATGAGGATTGCCAGCTGTTTGTCAAACAGTTCCCAGACTGGAGGGATCAGACACAAGAACACATCAAAGAACTGAAAGAAATTGCAGAAGTCATTGATGAGTACCACAGAGGGGCTACCATAGCAAGCATCACCGGGACCTCAGCAGCAATTGTCGGCGGGGTTCTGTCCGTTACAGGACTCATTGCAAGTCCTTTTACTTCAGGTACATCGCTGGGTCTCAGTGCAGTGGGAGCTGGGGTGAGTGCAACCGGTGCTGCTACCAATTTTACAGCTGATGTCACCGAGTCAGTTGGACAATCCATCAAACAGAAAAGAGTTGACGAAATTGTCAATCAATACAATGAATGCTGTAAGCTAGTATCAAAGTATTTACACAAGATTTGCAGTGCAATTAAATCCTGGAGCCATAACCTACAAGCAGAAATCACGAAACATAAGTCTAGTGAACAAATGTCAGACTTTCTAACTGAAAGCTGCGGCGCAGTAAAGTGCAGCGAGAAAGGTGGAGATGTTTCAGTTCTTGAGGAACCGATAACCGTTCCACTGTCTAACACAGCCAGgcaggtaacatcagtgagccagaAAACTGAAAGCATTCAAGAGCTGCTTTCTGGATCACTTCCCCTACTATCCACTGTTGTCAGAGCTATATCAGGACTTCTTTCTGCAATCATAATGCTAACAAATATCTACTCTATCACAAGGAGTTCCGTAGATCTTACAAAAGGAAGCAAGACTGAGGCTGCGAAGAACATACACAGTATGGCTACGAAGATGGAAGATGAATTAATGGCCTATGAAGACATTTATCAGTTTCTGAAATTCATTTTAAAGATTGAGTAA